The following coding sequences lie in one Panicum virgatum strain AP13 chromosome 6N, P.virgatum_v5, whole genome shotgun sequence genomic window:
- the LOC120678755 gene encoding nascent polypeptide-associated complex subunit alpha, muscle-specific form-like: protein MASLSTGAGPPVVNVYHEKSMILPDVSRVLTCLYEKNVKFETIKASYKDILSLQASRSVPVPFYDGPVFLQDSRAICRYLAETYEHQGYPFLLGKDVLERASIEQWLRNEEHAFDPPSRALFCHIAFPFHDEDDDNNEDINREKRKLEEVLEVYEQRLGESDYLAGNKFTLADLVHLPGTHHVITSDKFAYLYDTRKNVQKWWNRISARDSWQQVLRDMRTMEEEHKKEEHDRQQQQQQQWQTEQLPQFGFRDIHISHQQQEGTKSQTVLVAPPSTGTIITSIPPAPQDDGNTSEPKPSSPIQRNQGGFFTTSEKTQPTSGQTDSTTQKPPSGVQSTKSSFLTQPSTPTTAKMHQRTDAEKPSRKDASSPSKTSETSPKEAPDKPHLSDFFKVSYKDEAGSLVKPSPQASSKIPGARRTSEAVAPEKPSPGSAKSPRRISEPDYNETESKLFGVHPHIVSPEPGEKQQTPYGKPDAQKHQTPYGKPPEQRVADNIVGPESGEKQKSAIGPHYARGETEKQSTHTGSPAIAKRATEADQDRAPSSQDGIDEDERFSTKRLRRMFNPEAPDTQDPAMVEEAPAPSNMPSDVHDKEKQTTVPDNKLNSSPTGKRASYTPEVADERGVISPPREVAYNDRATDGPETISLVQQVPPAATSTDKLAKTEGANIRAPQGAPQQTPTDARSSSALVQGADPRARVVRAEQTYKTSAMGGKAPDAKRKATDSEGSPASIHEANLDALGKQAPVSQEEISGALDPVDRDTTKKSISGNSMAEPTSGFLQITEPVEGVGPTSPGTPGDKSTRAATADPSAALPAPVRAPASGWQNASAVLNEGNLDADGKNEAAKSSSGDPRSLHPTTAGRVAPSPDKQFPDTSGQLTQPSPPVSSLSDTRNKKTGIAETSQTSVVSPNDQPGGQATRNAGAASSVPPAMKSPEDNNKTYKEEADTQELPRDQSKAQLAGNKTQGDDAAPTTRIGKRRDEDSLANASGSYTGQAQGRTNDTPPMMHIQSDQNKPQPSKDGGKQTNETSLLASKEVLPSPPEKSKQEQQLQGDRYDISLQDNVKQGSEAPTLQNYEKTSEVNSVAIIPSDTQQLRNSRSGSKPDSSSKPTQFEGNQDNLPDSETTPS, encoded by the exons ATGGCAAGCCTTAGCACTGGAGCAGGGCCTCCCGTGGTGAATGTGTACCATGAGAAGTCCATGATCTTGCCCGATGTATCAAGGGTGCTCACATGCCTGTACGAGAAAAATGTTAAGTTTGAGACAATCAAAGCCTCTTACAAGGACATACTAAGCCTCCAG GCATCAAGGAGTGTTCCGGTTCCATTCTATGATGGACCTGTATTTCTTCAAG ATTCAAGAGCAATCTGTCGCTATCTAGCAGAGACCTACGAGCATCAGGGGTATCCTTTCCTCCTGGGAAAGGATGTCCTTGAGAGGGCCTCCATTGAACAATGGCTCCGGAATGAGGAGCATGCCTTCGACCCTCCGAGCCGGGCATTGTTCTGCCATATTGCCTTCCCATTTCATGATGAGGATGACGACAACAATGAAGACATCAACCGAGAGAAGCGGAAGCTGGAGGAAGTTTTGGAAGTCTACGAGCAGAGGCTTGGTGAGAGCGATTACCTTGCTGGGAATAAGTTCACCCTCGCCGACCTTGTTCATCTGCCTGGCACCCACCATGTCATTACATCTGACAAATTCGCCTACCTGTACGACACAAGAAAGAATGTGCAAAAGTGGTGGAACAGGATCTCAGCCCGGGATTCCTGGCAGCAGGTGCTGAGGGACATGAggaccatggaggaggagcacaAAAAGGAGGAACATgacaggcagcagcagcagcagcagcaatggcaAACAGAACAATTGCCACAGTTTGGTTTCCGCGACATTCACATAAGCCATCAGCAGCAGGAGGGCACAAAGTCACAGACAGTGCTGGTTGCACCTCCCAGCACTGGTACCATCATAACTTCCATTCCACCAGCTCCACAAGATGATGGAAATACCTCTGAGCCTAAGCCTTCCTCACCTATCCAAAGAAATCAAGGTGGCTTCTTTACAACCTCTGAAAAAACTCAACCAACATCAGGGCAGACAGATTCTACCACACAGAAACCACCTAGTGGTGTACAGAGCACTAAAAGTAGCTTCTTAACCCAGCCTTCCACTCCTACCACTGCCAAGATGCACCAGAGAACCGATGCTGAGAAGCCCAGCCGCAAAGATGCCTCATCTCCTAGCAAAACCAGTGAAACATCACCCAAAGAAGCTCCTGATAAGCCCCACCTTTCTGATTTTTTCAAGGTCAGCTACAAAGACGAGGCGGGATCCCTTGTCAAGCCCAGTCCCCAAGCTTCCTCCAAGATCCCTGGAGCCAGGCGGaccagtgaagcagttgctcctGAAAAGCCCAGTCCGGGATCAGCCAAATCTCCCCGCAGAATTAGTGAACCTGATTACAATGAAACTGAGAGCAAACTTTTTGGTGTCCATCCTCATATTGTTAGTCCTGAACCAGGTGAAAAACAACAAACACCTTATGGAAAGCCggatgcacaaaaacatcaaaCACCTTATGGAAAGCCTCCTGAACAACGAGTTGCAGACAATATTGTTGGTCCTGAATCAGGTGAAAAACAGAAAAGTGCAATTGGCCCTCATTATGCTCGAGGTGAAACTGAAAAACAATCTACACACACTGGTTCCCCAGCTATTGCAAAGAGAGCAACAGAGGCTGATCAAGATCGCGCTCCATCATCTCAAGATGGCATTGATGAAGATGAAAGATTCTCAACTAAGAGGCTCAGAAGAATGTTTAATCCAGAAGCTCCGGATACTCAAGACCCTGCCATGGTGGAGGAAGCACCTGCCCCATCCAATATGCCTTCAGATGTCCATGACAAAGAAAAGCAAACCACAGTCCCAGACAACAAATTGAACAGTTCTCCAACAGGCAAAAGAGCTTCATACACTCCGGAGGTAGCAGATGAAAGGGGAGTCATTTCGCCACCTAGAGAAGTGGCTTACAATGACCGTGCTACTGACGGGCCAGAAACAATATCACTCGTACAACAAGTACCACCTGCTGCTACTAGCACTGACAAGTTGGCCAAAACAGAAGGTGCTAACATAAGGGCACCACAAGGAGCACCTCAGCAAACCCCAACTGATGCAAGAAGTAGTTCAGCATTGGtgcaaggagctgatccacgTGCTCGTGTTGTCCGTGCTGAACAGACATACAAGACTTCCGCCATGGGTGGAAAAGCTCCGGATGCAAAAAGGAAGGCTACTGACAGTGAAGGTTCTCCAGCATCAATCCATGAAGCAAATCTTGATGCCCTTGGGAAGCAAGCACCAGTTAGCCAAGAAGAAATCTCTGGTGCTCTAGACCCCGTTGACCGTGACACAACCAAAAAATCTATTAGTGGAAACAGCATGGCAGAACCAACTTCAGGTTTTCTACAAATAACAGAACCAGTCGAAGGAGTTGGCCCTACCTCACCAGGAACCCCTGGTGATAAGTCAACCAGAGCAGCAACAGCTGATCCAAGTGCAGCACTACCTGCACCAGTGCGAGCACCAGCTTCTGGTTGGCAGAATGCTTCTGCAGTTCTCAATGAAGGAAATCTTGATGCTGATGGCAAGAATGAGGCAGCCAAATCATCTTCTGGTGATCCAAGAAGCTTGCACCCAACTACAGCAGGAAGGGTAGCACCAAGTCCTGACAAACAATTCCCTGATACTTCAG GTCAATTGACACAACCATCTCCACCAGTATCTTCCTTATCTGACACAAGGAACAAGAAGACTGGTATTGCTGAAACCAGTCAAACTAGTGTAGTATCGCCCAATGATCAACCGGGTGGGCAAGCTACCAGAAATGCTGGCGCAGCTTCTTCTGTGCCTCCAGCAATGAAGTCACCAGAAGATAATAATAAAACATACAAGGAAGAAGCAGACACACAAGAGCTACCAAGAGATCAATCGAAGGCTCAGCTAGCTGGAAACAAGACACAAGGTGATGATGCTGCACCTACCACTAGAATTGGCAAGCGCAGAGATGAAGATTCATTGGCAAATGCCAGTGGCAGTTACACTGGGCAAGCTCAAGGAAGAACAAATGATACACCACCAATGATGCATATACAATCTGACCAGAACAAGCCTCAACCGTCAAAAGATGGTGGCAAGCAAACAAACGAGACAAGCTTATTAGCATCCAAAGAAGTATTGCCTTCACCACCTGAGAAGAGCAAGCAAGAGCAGCAACTGCAAGGAGACAGGTATGATATATCACTGCAAGACAATGTGAAGCAGGGTTCTGAAGCCCCAACACTTCAGAACTATGAGAAAACTTCAGAAGTCAATTCTGTAGCAATCATTCCCTCTGATACTCAGCAACTGAGGAACAGCAGAAGTGGTAGCAAACCAGATAGCTCAAGCAAACCCACCCAGTTTGAGGGTAACCAAGATAATCTTCCTGACTCAGAGACGACTCCATCATAG
- the LOC120677554 gene encoding transcription factor MUTE-like translates to MSHIAVERNRRRQMNDHLKVLPSLTPALYIKRGDQASIISGAIDFIRELQQVLESLEARKRRRSTNTSGGFSPSPTPSPRSHLALSSSSSGCGAATPPSPPVLAVKELAACCNSPVADVEARISSANVLLRTLYLSRNHISGAIPDAVARLQRLVRVDLADNSLRSAAKP, encoded by the coding sequence ATGTCGCACATCGCGGTGGAGCGCAACCGGCGGCGGCAGATGAACGACCACCTCAAGGTGCTCCCGTCCCTGACGCCGGCGCTCTACATCAAGCGCGGCGACCAGGCCTCCATCATCAGCGGCGCCATCGACTTCATCCGGGAGCTGCAGCAGGTGCTCGAGTCACTCGAGGCCCGCAAGAGGCGCCGCAGCACCAACACCAGCGGCGGCTTCAGCCCCAGCCCCACGCCCAGCCCGCGCTCCCACctcgccctctcctcctcctcctccggctgcggcgccgccaccccccCGTCCCCGCCGGTACTGGCGGTCAAGGAGCTCGCCGCCTGCTGCAACTCCCCCGTGGCCGACGTGGAGGCCAGGATCTCCAGCGCCAACGTCCTGCTGCGCACGCTCTACCTGTCCCGCAACCACATCTCCGGCGCCATCCCCGACGCCGTCGCCCGGCTCCAGCGGCTCGTCCGTGTGGACCTCGCTGACAACAGCCTGAGATCGGCCGCAAAGCCGTAG